In one Candidatus Nitronereus thalassa genomic region, the following are encoded:
- the exbB gene encoding TonB-system energizer ExbB, which yields MENLKNLVDFGVIGLLLALSVWAVAVAVERWLFYRRVELSQFPDQQCFEIALTKRLVIIGTVAANAPYIGLLGTVLGIMLTFQTMGTSKTIAVSTIMIGLSLALKATAVGLLVAIPCVVLNNALRRRVAELMTEYTSLHAK from the coding sequence ATGGAGAACCTGAAAAACCTCGTCGATTTTGGTGTGATCGGGTTGCTGCTGGCCTTGAGTGTCTGGGCGGTAGCCGTTGCTGTGGAACGGTGGCTCTTCTACCGGCGAGTGGAGCTTTCTCAATTCCCCGATCAGCAATGTTTCGAGATTGCGCTCACCAAACGGTTGGTGATTATCGGCACCGTTGCAGCCAATGCCCCCTACATCGGCCTGCTCGGGACCGTCCTGGGGATCATGTTGACGTTCCAGACGATGGGGACCTCAAAGACCATCGCTGTCAGCACCATCATGATTGGCTTGAGTCTGGCCCTGAAAGCGACGGCCGTGGGACTGCTTGTGGCCATTCCCTGTGTGGTATTGAACAATGCCCTGCGCCGCCGAGTGGCCGAACTGATGACCGAGTATACATCCCTCCATGCAAAATGA
- a CDS encoding glycoside hydrolase family 15 protein → MNKNSIAFGAPGIEPRWTSSAKDGIGTAYHSSACIWFTLSHGIINEIYFPHVDTPNTRDLQFLITDGESFCHEERRDLLHQTEYPEPNALLYRLTNADRAGRYRLVKEIVVDPHSSVLLMHTRLEVLDPKLRGKLRLYALLAPHMKGTGKNNSAWLCGLGGRKLIEAQREGVDLSFGCAPDFTRRSVGYVGFSDGWQDLMDNFTMDWEFDEAADGNIALIGEVDLSAGLEFTLGVGFGRSSQSACAHLLQALATPFADQREKYVRQWQRTCAKVDLSAHTKDGGSLMRVSQCLLLAHEDKIFQGAFVASLSIPWGDTKDDSDRGGYHLVWTRDMVQTATALLACGQTESPLRALIWLACVQAADGSLPQNSSIRGEPYWKGMQLDEVAVPILLAWRLQQADALRQFNPWTLVSRAARYLILHGPVTAQERWEENSGYSPSTLATIIASVVCTAEFARGRKDHLAADFLLDYADWLSAHLEDWMVTSRGELVQGKPRHYVRITPADPKQAMASPDPDHAELVIANGGGTHPARNIVGGDFLHLVRLGVRAADDPLIVDSLAVIDHVLKRDLPQGAGWRRYNHDGYGQKADGSAYDGTGEGRCWPILSGERAHYELAAGRDPMPIIEAMEKFANEGGMLSEQLWDDDDLPEGKMMRGSPTGAAMPLCWSHAEYVTLVRSHKDGVCFDRIEPVYQRYAKDGTGSTIEMWTLAHQSQRIAHGKTLRIITGKAVTIHWSADGWATANDLATRDAGFGCWFGDLPSAQLSAGVRIVFTIVWQEGWEGKDFQVEIAASNQTPITG, encoded by the coding sequence ATGAATAAGAATTCCATCGCATTTGGGGCGCCAGGGATTGAGCCACGCTGGACGTCCAGCGCCAAGGATGGCATCGGCACGGCATATCACAGCAGTGCCTGCATCTGGTTCACGCTCAGCCATGGCATCATCAACGAGATCTACTTCCCCCATGTCGATACGCCCAATACGCGCGACTTGCAGTTCCTCATCACTGACGGCGAATCGTTCTGCCACGAGGAACGGCGCGATTTGCTCCACCAAACCGAATACCCGGAGCCAAATGCGTTGTTGTACCGGCTCACCAACGCCGACCGGGCGGGCCGCTATCGCCTCGTCAAAGAAATCGTCGTAGACCCGCACTCGTCGGTGTTGTTGATGCACACGCGGCTGGAAGTCCTGGACCCGAAGCTGCGCGGCAAACTGCGACTGTATGCGCTACTCGCCCCGCATATGAAGGGCACCGGCAAGAACAACTCGGCCTGGTTGTGTGGATTGGGTGGACGGAAGCTCATCGAGGCGCAGCGCGAGGGCGTCGACCTGTCTTTCGGGTGCGCGCCTGATTTCACGCGGCGCTCCGTCGGCTACGTCGGATTCAGTGATGGCTGGCAGGACTTGATGGACAACTTCACCATGGATTGGGAATTCGACGAAGCCGCGGACGGCAACATCGCATTGATCGGGGAAGTTGATTTATCGGCCGGACTGGAGTTCACGCTGGGCGTCGGGTTCGGGCGCAGTTCGCAGAGCGCGTGCGCCCACCTCCTGCAAGCGTTGGCCACTCCTTTCGCCGACCAACGCGAGAAGTATGTTCGCCAATGGCAGCGCACTTGCGCCAAGGTCGATTTGAGCGCGCACACCAAAGACGGCGGATCGCTGATGCGCGTGAGCCAGTGTCTGTTGCTGGCGCATGAAGATAAGATTTTCCAGGGCGCGTTCGTCGCCTCGTTGAGCATTCCCTGGGGCGATACGAAGGACGACAGCGATCGCGGCGGGTATCATCTGGTCTGGACGCGCGACATGGTGCAAACCGCCACGGCACTGCTGGCCTGCGGGCAAACCGAATCGCCGTTGCGCGCTCTGATCTGGCTGGCGTGCGTTCAGGCAGCCGATGGCAGCCTGCCGCAAAACAGTTCGATTCGCGGTGAGCCTTACTGGAAAGGCATGCAACTGGATGAAGTGGCGGTGCCGATTCTGCTCGCCTGGCGCTTGCAGCAGGCGGACGCGCTCCGGCAATTCAATCCCTGGACGCTGGTCTCTCGGGCCGCGCGTTATTTGATCCTGCACGGGCCGGTGACAGCACAGGAACGGTGGGAGGAGAATTCCGGTTACTCGCCTTCGACGTTGGCGACCATCATCGCAAGCGTGGTATGCACGGCGGAATTTGCGCGCGGCAGGAAAGACCACCTCGCGGCGGACTTTCTGCTCGATTATGCGGACTGGCTTTCGGCGCACCTGGAAGACTGGATGGTCACCAGTCGCGGCGAATTGGTGCAGGGCAAACCGCGACACTACGTTCGCATCACGCCCGCCGATCCGAAACAAGCCATGGCTTCGCCGGATCCGGATCACGCTGAGTTAGTGATCGCCAATGGCGGCGGCACACATCCGGCACGGAACATCGTGGGTGGCGATTTTCTCCACCTTGTCCGGCTGGGAGTTCGCGCGGCGGATGACCCGCTGATCGTCGATTCCCTCGCGGTGATTGATCACGTCCTCAAACGCGACCTGCCGCAAGGGGCGGGCTGGCGGCGCTACAATCATGATGGTTATGGACAGAAGGCCGACGGCAGCGCTTACGACGGGACGGGTGAAGGACGCTGCTGGCCGATTCTCTCGGGCGAACGGGCTCATTACGAACTGGCCGCCGGGCGCGATCCGATGCCGATCATCGAAGCGATGGAAAAATTCGCCAACGAGGGTGGCATGTTGTCGGAACAACTCTGGGACGACGACGATTTGCCGGAGGGAAAGATGATGCGCGGCAGCCCGACCGGCGCGGCCATGCCGCTGTGCTGGTCGCACGCGGAGTATGTGACCCTGGTGCGCAGTCACAAGGATGGGGTGTGTTTTGACCGCATCGAGCCTGTGTATCAGCGTTACGCCAAAGATGGGACTGGCAGCACAATTGAAATGTGGACGCTCGCTCACCAGTCGCAACGGATCGCCCACGGGAAAACCCTGCGCATTATCACTGGAAAGGCGGTGACGATCCATTGGAGTGCAGATGGATGGGCGACGGCGAATGACCTGGCAACCCGGGATGCGGGTTTCGGTTGCTGGTTTGGAGATCTGCCGTCGGCCCAGCTCTCGGCCGGCGTCCGCATCGTCTTCACAATTGTGTGGCAAGAGGGATGGGAAGGGAAAGATTTTCAGGTGGAGATTGCTGCCTCGAATCAGACCCCAATAACGGGATGA
- a CDS encoding TonB family protein, which produces MTGFFSQLSWTGSPSWQGWGSSLIVHAIAISLAFLLTANVTPPPQKESFRWEVSLVSPPPSPETPVQRVSKSSPAPINKPVIQARPIHHQQPVTRRVEQRRQQTRQSVQPTRSIVQTQRIQSVASVQHRSQVQTESPVPRTIKALAHTPSPRIAQQQEMPKPVRQSARPVAHAVPTTLRQSRNESVPRKTRQTATSAPSAKSRPVAREAFAVQAQPTRVARKQTPLHTPVIKDNRKAAPVTAQVARTTPAVEGKPAPEGFPEPVRAVTTVRQDRPKRMAAVVKQESFTKSRPVKTRDVLTAHRAIDTKSSSTVRSTPIEKRTAKEEKAVNNVTALPHHELVRNVPVSRPTAAMRKEAPATKQSPTKGLSPEVLAFLKLLRLEIEQARVYPSRARRMGLQGTTKVRFALLPNGELQSLQVAEPSGYAVLDAAALATIRKVLPFHPPDAVELEGLSIEVPIKFWLR; this is translated from the coding sequence ATGACAGGCTTTTTCTCTCAGCTTTCATGGACAGGATCACCCTCTTGGCAGGGGTGGGGTTCGTCCCTGATTGTTCACGCCATTGCTATCAGTCTCGCGTTCCTTCTCACCGCCAATGTCACGCCTCCTCCTCAGAAGGAATCCTTCCGCTGGGAAGTCTCCTTGGTCAGCCCGCCACCTTCGCCGGAGACCCCGGTTCAGCGCGTGAGCAAATCATCGCCTGCCCCCATCAACAAACCCGTCATTCAGGCGCGCCCCATCCACCATCAGCAACCTGTTACTCGCCGGGTTGAGCAGCGGCGGCAACAGACCCGGCAATCGGTTCAACCAACGCGCTCAATTGTCCAAACCCAACGCATTCAATCGGTGGCGTCTGTTCAGCATCGATCTCAAGTACAAACCGAATCCCCTGTGCCCCGGACTATCAAAGCCCTCGCTCATACGCCCTCCCCTCGAATCGCACAGCAGCAGGAGATGCCCAAACCAGTTCGTCAATCCGCTCGACCCGTTGCCCATGCGGTCCCTACAACCCTTCGCCAATCTCGAAACGAATCCGTGCCCAGGAAAACGCGCCAGACTGCTACATCCGCACCATCCGCGAAGAGCCGGCCAGTGGCTCGCGAAGCATTCGCCGTTCAGGCGCAACCAACAAGAGTCGCTCGCAAACAAACACCACTCCACACTCCTGTTATCAAGGACAACCGGAAAGCCGCACCTGTCACAGCTCAGGTCGCGCGCACTACACCGGCTGTTGAAGGGAAACCGGCACCGGAAGGCTTTCCCGAGCCTGTCCGCGCGGTAACCACAGTGCGTCAGGACAGACCAAAGCGCATGGCCGCAGTCGTCAAGCAGGAGTCTTTCACCAAGAGCCGGCCGGTGAAAACCCGTGATGTCCTCACTGCACATCGAGCCATTGATACGAAGTCATCGTCCACAGTGAGGTCAACTCCCATTGAAAAGAGAACGGCAAAAGAAGAAAAGGCTGTCAACAACGTCACGGCCCTGCCCCACCACGAGCTTGTGAGGAATGTTCCTGTCAGTCGGCCGACGGCAGCCATGCGGAAGGAGGCTCCGGCAACGAAACAATCCCCCACGAAAGGGCTCTCCCCTGAAGTCCTGGCCTTCTTAAAGCTCCTTCGTCTGGAAATCGAACAAGCCCGGGTTTATCCCTCCCGTGCGAGACGGATGGGTTTGCAAGGAACAACGAAAGTCCGGTTTGCGCTGCTTCCGAATGGAGAGCTCCAGTCGCTCCAAGTCGCGGAGCCATCAGGTTATGCCGTCTTGGACGCTGCCGCTCTGGCAACCATTAGGAAGGTCCTTCCGTTTCATCCACCGGATGCCGTGGAGCTTGAGGGATTGTCCATCGAAGTCCCTATTAAGTTTTGGCTCAGATAA
- a CDS encoding ExbD/TolR family protein, with product MQNEMDQINVIPLVDVMLVLLVIVLTTATFISTGQIPVDLAKATEAGDRKDVPLVITMTSNGKLFLNEDPVTHEELTRRLQTHPPHSLVVVRADRVTILERFVEVVDQVRGLGFDQVSLEVIRQ from the coding sequence ATGCAAAATGAAATGGATCAAATCAATGTCATTCCCCTCGTGGATGTCATGCTGGTTCTCTTGGTGATCGTTTTGACCACCGCCACGTTCATTTCCACCGGACAGATTCCCGTGGACCTTGCCAAAGCAACTGAAGCCGGCGACCGGAAAGATGTTCCGTTAGTCATCACTATGACTTCTAACGGCAAACTGTTTTTGAATGAAGATCCGGTGACCCACGAGGAACTCACACGTCGGCTTCAAACACACCCGCCTCACTCCCTCGTCGTTGTTCGTGCGGATCGTGTCACGATTCTTGAACGATTCGTCGAAGTCGTGGACCAAGTTCGCGGTCTCGGATTTGACCAGGTAAGCCTGGAAGTGATCCGCCAGTAA
- a CDS encoding 2Fe-2S iron-sulfur cluster-binding protein: protein MTGGSLARSHRQCFLAVAAIVAWFLMLAGMGYAQISPEEHASHHPNQAMGSGGVASAQRQEGGPGNMVGGPSGGKDGSPGGMMGGGMDKMMEKMGAPKPKALYPTLMSLPDLPFEQRAEVQQQAHERMKQGTALMAEGMKSLSQSASTNDFLAMQVASRKLHEGLSQFESGLAAHRALAEGTSPRNVALQWFKQEMNLLPPNEGKQDHGILGLSWFHFSVMLLLVGFAVAMLFLYFFKMRRAAALLNRLAEDSGPVNSPPAAAPEKPAAAAGETPSSAGEDIPSNFQTTSARPPTSQEAKSQATASAECCDDSTEVCANEEAPSTDQPDISKGLLPVAKKKLCRLRVAQIYQETVDVKTFRLVACHGGGIPFSYLPGQFLTLTMPTGDKPIRRSYTMSSSPTQGYYCEITVKREEQGAGSRYLHDAVKVNDTLEVQAPSGKFVFAGKEADSIVLISGGVGITPMMSITRALTDMGWNGDIYFIAACRDPEHLIFQSELKRLQARHPNLHIFIAMSRLEKDVDSYHRGRIAKDLLAQWVPDIASKWIHLCGAPPMMEAVKQMLAELGVPGEKVHTENFGSQQKPQVRAAEREKIQKTTPVEKAGTVTFQKSDTSTELMPDETVLEASERVDVNIDYSCRTGSCGVCRVKLLSGSVTMEVEDGLDPDDKASGMILACQAKSTGNVAVDA from the coding sequence ATGACAGGCGGCTCTCTCGCAAGATCTCACCGCCAATGCTTTCTTGCTGTCGCGGCCATCGTTGCGTGGTTTTTAATGTTGGCGGGCATGGGTTACGCGCAAATCTCGCCAGAGGAACATGCCAGCCATCATCCCAATCAAGCCATGGGCTCAGGCGGAGTAGCAAGCGCCCAAAGACAAGAGGGCGGCCCCGGCAATATGGTTGGCGGTCCTTCAGGAGGAAAGGATGGAAGCCCAGGCGGCATGATGGGCGGGGGCATGGACAAAATGATGGAGAAAATGGGTGCGCCTAAACCCAAAGCCTTATACCCCACACTCATGAGCCTTCCTGATTTGCCTTTTGAACAACGTGCCGAGGTCCAACAGCAGGCACATGAACGCATGAAGCAGGGGACAGCCTTGATGGCGGAAGGGATGAAATCTTTATCCCAGTCGGCCTCCACAAACGATTTTTTAGCTATGCAGGTAGCCTCTAGGAAGTTGCATGAGGGGCTGTCCCAATTCGAAAGTGGTCTGGCTGCCCATCGAGCATTGGCAGAAGGCACATCCCCGCGCAATGTCGCTCTGCAATGGTTCAAGCAGGAAATGAACCTGCTTCCTCCAAATGAGGGTAAGCAGGACCATGGGATTTTAGGATTATCTTGGTTTCATTTCTCCGTGATGCTGCTCTTGGTCGGGTTTGCCGTGGCCATGTTATTTCTCTACTTTTTCAAAATGCGCCGGGCGGCCGCGTTACTGAATCGGCTCGCTGAAGATTCCGGCCCTGTGAATTCTCCACCAGCCGCTGCTCCTGAGAAACCTGCGGCTGCCGCCGGCGAAACGCCGTCATCTGCTGGAGAGGATATACCATCAAATTTCCAAACAACATCTGCCCGTCCGCCTACGTCACAAGAGGCGAAAAGTCAGGCAACGGCTTCTGCCGAGTGCTGCGATGACTCGACGGAGGTGTGCGCAAACGAAGAGGCCCCATCAACAGATCAACCCGATATCTCGAAGGGACTCCTGCCCGTCGCTAAGAAGAAACTCTGTAGACTTCGGGTTGCCCAAATCTACCAGGAAACTGTGGACGTCAAGACTTTTCGGCTCGTGGCCTGTCATGGAGGGGGCATTCCCTTCAGTTATCTGCCTGGTCAATTTCTCACGTTAACCATGCCGACCGGCGACAAGCCGATTCGTCGGAGCTATACAATGTCCTCTTCCCCGACTCAAGGATACTACTGCGAGATCACGGTTAAACGTGAAGAGCAAGGTGCCGGATCGCGCTATCTACACGACGCTGTCAAGGTAAACGACACGCTTGAGGTTCAAGCCCCGAGCGGGAAGTTTGTGTTTGCCGGGAAGGAAGCGGACAGCATTGTACTCATTTCCGGCGGCGTCGGCATCACCCCGATGATGAGTATCACCCGGGCATTGACCGACATGGGTTGGAATGGTGACATCTACTTCATCGCGGCGTGCCGCGATCCCGAACACCTCATCTTCCAGTCCGAATTGAAACGGCTTCAAGCGCGTCACCCCAACTTACACATCTTTATCGCCATGAGCCGTCTGGAAAAGGATGTCGACAGCTACCATCGCGGGCGGATTGCCAAGGATTTACTCGCGCAGTGGGTGCCCGACATTGCCTCGAAATGGATTCATCTGTGCGGGGCGCCGCCCATGATGGAGGCAGTGAAGCAGATGCTGGCCGAGTTGGGCGTTCCTGGGGAGAAGGTCCACACTGAAAACTTTGGCTCGCAGCAAAAACCACAGGTTAGAGCTGCAGAACGCGAGAAAATACAAAAAACGACGCCGGTCGAGAAGGCCGGGACCGTCACCTTTCAGAAATCGGATACATCGACAGAACTCATGCCGGACGAGACGGTGCTGGAGGCGTCCGAGCGGGTCGACGTCAACATCGACTATTCCTGCCGAACCGGCTCGTGCGGAGTGTGCCGGGTTAAACTCTTGTCGGGGTCAGTGACTATGGAGGTCGAAGACGGCCTGGATCCAGACGACAAAGCCAGTGGAATGATTCTCGCTTGTCAGGCCAAGTCCACAGGAAACGTGGCGGTCGATGCCTAG
- a CDS encoding TonB-dependent receptor family protein: MRTRSMLALFMTGTLIFFPQQGWTEETDDESTANVVILDKVMVIGSPADAEGMPGSAHVVTKEEIRQQSYDDVNRVLRKVPGVYVREEDGFGLFPNISLRGVDTTRSAKVTIMEDGILMAPAPYSAPAAYFSPTVGRMSGLEVLKGSSQIKYGPHITGGVINYLATPIPLKKTAYLKTQYGDFNELRAHAYVGNTIETAQAGRFGFLFEGYARMNDGFKTIDQTPDFRDGDDTGFTKPEPMIKLSWEPPTAFHQRLEFQYGQTELDANETYLGLSEADFQANPFRRYAASRFDNITSTQRRTYLRYGIAPTDNLDIITTLYYTRFKRNWYKLQDIRNVNGNTLGLSAALAGAQNGEGLACLQGNLACTLRVRANNRSYYTKGIESVAYYRFGVGAVQQEVSTGIRYHQDQVRRFQRNDDFTQAATGTISNLTFGMPGGAGNRQQKTKALALYAQDTITINKWSVIPGVRYERLDQTFKDVATPANSGTATQDMVAGGVGVVYQFNPWWTGFGGVHRGFSPPSPNGAVTNGLKEETSTAVEAGARYKNPRQALGAEAVVFFTRFEDLIVIDNIGGTGTGLDENFGVVHAYGLEFSAQYDPGIANGWTWRNPWYTTLTYTNAEQQNDARSTDAESIFSFGQKGNKVPYIPEVQFTFGTGLETDQWGAFLTGTYVSETFTSANNVEGQVNGTGNPDARFGKTDSYFVADISGFYQVTDRIRVLGGVQNLFDAEYLVSRQPHGPRPGMPRFAYGGMEVALW, encoded by the coding sequence ATGCGAACACGATCGATGCTGGCCCTGTTCATGACTGGCACGCTTATCTTTTTTCCACAACAGGGGTGGACTGAAGAGACGGATGATGAGTCAACCGCCAACGTGGTCATACTCGACAAGGTGATGGTGATCGGCAGCCCGGCCGATGCCGAGGGGATGCCGGGCTCCGCCCATGTGGTGACCAAGGAGGAAATTCGCCAACAAAGTTACGACGATGTGAATCGCGTGTTGCGGAAGGTGCCAGGAGTGTATGTGCGGGAGGAAGACGGCTTCGGGCTGTTTCCCAATATCAGTCTCAGAGGTGTGGACACTACCCGTTCCGCTAAGGTCACGATTATGGAAGACGGCATTCTGATGGCGCCGGCGCCGTACTCCGCGCCAGCCGCCTACTTTTCTCCCACAGTGGGACGGATGAGCGGCCTGGAAGTCCTCAAGGGATCAAGCCAAATCAAATACGGCCCGCACATCACCGGCGGCGTAATCAATTATCTCGCCACGCCGATTCCGCTTAAGAAAACCGCGTACCTGAAAACACAGTACGGCGACTTCAACGAGTTGCGCGCCCACGCGTACGTCGGCAATACCATCGAGACCGCACAAGCCGGGCGGTTCGGATTTCTGTTCGAGGGATATGCCCGCATGAACGACGGCTTCAAAACCATCGACCAAACACCGGATTTCCGTGATGGCGATGACACCGGTTTTACCAAACCGGAGCCGATGATCAAACTCTCCTGGGAACCGCCCACAGCGTTCCATCAGCGCCTGGAATTCCAGTACGGCCAAACCGAATTGGATGCCAATGAAACATACCTGGGGTTGAGCGAGGCCGACTTCCAGGCGAATCCTTTCCGGCGTTATGCAGCCTCGCGCTTTGATAATATCACCTCGACGCAGAGGCGCACCTACTTGCGCTACGGGATCGCGCCCACGGATAATCTCGACATCATCACTACGCTGTACTACACAAGATTCAAGCGGAATTGGTACAAGCTTCAGGACATTCGCAACGTGAACGGCAACACGCTTGGACTGTCTGCGGCGCTGGCCGGCGCGCAAAACGGTGAAGGGCTTGCGTGTCTGCAAGGCAATCTGGCGTGTACCTTGCGTGTGCGCGCCAACAACCGTTCGTATTACACCAAGGGCATTGAATCGGTCGCCTACTACCGCTTCGGCGTGGGTGCTGTGCAGCAAGAGGTCTCCACTGGTATCCGTTATCATCAGGACCAGGTCCGGCGTTTCCAACGAAATGACGATTTCACTCAAGCCGCCACCGGCACGATCTCCAACCTGACCTTTGGCATGCCTGGCGGCGCCGGCAACCGCCAGCAAAAAACCAAAGCCCTCGCTCTGTATGCCCAGGATACGATTACGATCAACAAGTGGTCCGTGATTCCAGGTGTCCGATACGAGCGATTGGATCAAACCTTTAAGGATGTCGCCACCCCGGCCAATTCGGGCACTGCGACCCAGGACATGGTGGCTGGCGGCGTGGGTGTGGTCTACCAATTCAACCCATGGTGGACCGGATTCGGTGGCGTGCATCGCGGTTTCTCTCCACCCAGCCCTAACGGTGCAGTGACCAACGGCCTCAAAGAAGAAACCAGCACGGCCGTTGAAGCGGGCGCACGCTACAAGAATCCTCGCCAGGCCCTGGGAGCCGAGGCCGTGGTTTTCTTTACGCGCTTCGAGGATTTGATCGTGATCGATAACATCGGCGGCACCGGCACCGGCCTCGATGAAAACTTTGGCGTGGTGCATGCTTATGGTCTTGAGTTTTCGGCGCAGTATGACCCGGGTATCGCCAACGGTTGGACATGGCGTAATCCCTGGTACACGACGCTGACCTACACGAACGCGGAGCAACAGAATGATGCGAGATCCACCGATGCGGAGTCCATCTTCAGCTTCGGCCAGAAGGGCAACAAGGTGCCTTACATTCCCGAGGTCCAGTTCACCTTCGGCACAGGATTGGAAACCGACCAGTGGGGCGCCTTCTTGACAGGCACCTACGTAAGCGAGACCTTTACCAGCGCCAACAATGTGGAGGGCCAGGTCAATGGAACTGGCAATCCCGATGCCCGGTTCGGCAAGACCGACAGCTATTTTGTCGCTGATATTTCAGGCTTCTACCAGGTGACCGATCGCATCCGAGTCCTTGGCGGCGTGCAAAACCTATTTGATGCGGAATACCTTGTCTCACGGCAGCCACACGGGCCGCGTCCCGGCATGCCACGGTTCGCGTACGGCGGCATGGAAGTGGCGTTGTGGTAA